The following are from one region of the Advenella mimigardefordensis DPN7 genome:
- a CDS encoding tellurite resistance TerB family protein has translation MSALNILESLLSAGKSAMNQAESSVKNATSGDKPLLTDGDKTTLSAGVLGMLVGHKANSNLATYGGLAALGTVAYRAYQRWQANQSDRQPEMQASAPATATAQPQPPTPINQLPAAQAEEQSKAILSALIAAAKADGHIEANEQAMLDQFFSKMSTPEEQAWLKAELAKPVDPVAVASLATDPHLASQMYAVSVSIIDSTNFMEKAYLDELAKQLDLTPELKNELETQVAKA, from the coding sequence ATGAGTGCACTGAATATACTTGAATCCCTGCTCAGCGCCGGCAAATCGGCCATGAACCAGGCTGAATCATCAGTCAAAAATGCCACGTCCGGCGACAAACCGCTGCTGACCGACGGCGACAAAACAACCCTGAGTGCAGGTGTATTGGGCATGCTGGTGGGGCATAAGGCCAACAGCAACCTGGCCACCTATGGCGGACTGGCCGCGCTGGGTACCGTGGCCTATCGTGCCTACCAACGCTGGCAGGCAAACCAATCTGACCGCCAGCCCGAGATGCAGGCGTCGGCCCCTGCCACTGCAACGGCTCAGCCCCAACCGCCCACCCCCATCAATCAATTGCCGGCAGCCCAGGCAGAAGAACAAAGCAAGGCCATTCTGTCCGCTCTGATTGCCGCCGCCAAAGCAGACGGGCATATTGAAGCAAACGAACAAGCCATGCTGGACCAGTTTTTCAGCAAAATGAGCACTCCCGAAGAACAGGCCTGGCTCAAGGCCGAACTGGCCAAACCGGTAGATCCGGTAGCCGTTGCCAGCCTGGCGACAGACCCGCATCTGGCATCACAAATGTATGCAGTCAGTGTCTCTATTATTGACAGCACCAATTTCATGGAAAAAGCCTATCTGGACGAACTGGCTAAACAACTAGACCTTACACCGGAACTCAAAAACGAACTGGAGACCCAGGTTGCCAAAGCGTAA